Below is a window of Musa acuminata AAA Group cultivar baxijiao chromosome BXJ3-11, Cavendish_Baxijiao_AAA, whole genome shotgun sequence DNA.
GCACAAGTCACCATTTTGTTCATGATGGTAACAAATGATTTAGATTCATAGTAATGTGTGTTATTTTTGGTTTTTCTCACAGGGGCATATGTATTTGTTTACCCACCACATCTGCTTTTACTCCAACATTTTTGGATTTGAGACAAAGGTAAAAATGGAATATGTTCAACTATTTAAATTCTTTGAACTTCTTTCTTGTTCTGGTATGCCACCACATATAGTAAAGATTCCTGTTGACATTCATTTGATGTTATGTAACGTGACACTTGTTTGGTACTTGACCAAAATTTATTTGAgttgatattttttttctttttttgagagCCATGAGCATGTTTTGAATTTCTTATGTATGTTTGAGCTTCTGCTGTTGTTTCTCAGATAATGCTACATACCAGTTACTACATAGAGTGATAATTATATGCAAGCCTTTTACTGTCTTATTCACTTTTTTGTTATCGTTAATGCCTATGCCTTTTGGCCTTCAGTAGAGATACCTTGTTTATTCTTACAGACACTTATCATTTGATTTTTAATGTTTTCCATTTGAATTGGATAATCAGTTTCTCCTGGTACATACTTCTCATCTATGTACCATGTGCTTATTGAACTTTTTTAACCAGTGTTCTAGCTTCATTATTGTTCAAGCCTTGAATTTTAAATGCACTGGATTGTTTCTAGGGATGACAAGGAAttggataatatttgagtgaATCCGATTAGAGCTGGATTTGGATTCAGTACAATCTATGGCTATATTCTAGTATTACTAGAACATGTTGACTTGgttgcaacaacattttctgaaaattgtTTACATTGTAAAATGTTAATTGGTTTTATATGTTGGCTTACAGCCATACCGACCCATTAAAAACTATCCTATAAAAAGTTACTTTTTAAGTCTAACTGTGTCAACATTTTGTTTGCTATTCTATTGGCAAGAATCAAACTGCTTACTGATTTTCCTAGGTAATTAAAGCTAAAAATTGAATGGATGTGGGAATTAGGTTCAATGGTTGAGATTGCCTCATTATCCGTACTATTTTTGGTTATTTCTGATGTATGTTTCTAGAGACATACATATAATCTCTTTCATCCTTTTGACTGTGGTAGAAATTAGCATTTGGCTGGCATGACTGGGGTAGAAGTTAGCATGTTGCTGACAGTCATCCATTCTGCTCTTGATAATTGATCTAATAGTTGCAAgcttttgttgttattgttgactGGACAATTTGATGTATTAATATGGTTTTATTGTACAGAAAATAATTCCTTTCCATGAGGTAACTTGTGTTCGTAAAGCAAAGACAGTTGCAATCTTTCATAATGCCATTGAGATTCTTGCTGGAGTGAAAAGGGTAACAAAGCTTTGGGTCAATCAATATCCATTTTTTCCATTTGTACACATTCTGACGTAGTTTGTCCTTTAAGGTCATTTGTGCTATTAATTTGCTGGTTACTCAGAGAATAGAAACAGTGGACATTTCATTGTTGGCTATAAATTTCTTgtatatttaatttataattgGCAGTACTTTTTTGGGTCTTTCTTGACTCGGGATGAAGCATACCGGCTTATTGTTGATGTCTGGGTGCAACATGGTGGTGACGTAAGAGCCCAGGTAAGCAGTTCGTTTTTCCCTAATAtgttgattatgtttagatgtttattGAGGTTTTGATCAATATTTTGAAGCAACATATATGAATGCTCTCCACCATGacagtttttttttaaatattaaacagTGTACTATTGCCAAAGTTTTAAAACTTGGTATCACCAACCATGCTGCATCCTTGTTGGATCGATTCAGTACTTTATGCCTTAACACAGCAATGAAAAACGATCAAATATTGTTTAATTTGTCACTGTTGACTGATATGGTTGATACTGCAATATACCAGTACACGgtcgatgcataatgattttgttTTGAAACCATGCTCGTCTAGTGCAAGCAATTGTTGAGGGCTTTAGTACAATTACATGCTGTGTATGTACCTGTATAGGAGCAGACTATATATGTCGCATACTTGGAAATCCTGGCTCATCGTATCAGTATCAGACTGAATGGCTAACATAAAATCCATAGCTTGCGGGCTCTAAGGCAGAGACCAGCTATTGCATTAGGCAATCCTTTTTTGTGGTGACAGACATGGTTTCCCATTAACAGTTCTCCAACTACTGAGTCCTAGTGGATGGCTTTAGGAAATCAATTAAAAATTAGTTTCTTGTCGATATTTTGATTGTGGAAATATTCATGGATTGAAGTGATAATATAGATTGGATGATAACTACTTGTTACAGTGAGGTTCAGCCTTGACCTAAACCCTGAACATTACCTCAAACTAGCCCCAGTATCACCAAAGGGTTTGTTTTTGTCTACTGTGGGGTCAATCCATGCTAATTGAATGGGTCCTGTTTAAGTGACACAAAGCCCTTGGCAACATCTGTCGGTTCTGATCTGGATTATGAGAGCATAAAATTAATGTAAATGGTTTATATGAGGATCATTGTCAGCACTACGAAAGTCAATAAGAGAAGAGGACAAcagttaataatttattttttttgcattttctagTGATTTtcagatttttgtgattattTAAGTTGCTATTCTAGGCACTAGCAGTGTTCCTTACCGAGTCTAGTTAGTCTTCAAAAATCTTATCCCAGTCATTGTTATGCAAGTTATTTAGCTATTAAGAATTTGTAGAGTTAGTTACTTGAGGTCTTTGTTATTGAGCTTTTATGGAATGTTGAGCTTTTAAAAATAGGGAACAATTCACCCACGACTTAAAAAAAACTTCTACTTCACTGAGGTTTTATGGAATAACAAACTATTAAAAATAGGATACTTTTCGCACAACAGTAACTTCTGTTTCATTAAGAAGCCATGTCTTATAGAGGTGAAAGTTATTGTAATTTGTCATTTTCTAATTTagatgtcaagttctttttgACAGAAAGAATCACATACGTAACACTTTTGATGTTATTTTTCATTATCCCGTGTTGGAAAAGATACAGCTGTGTCATGTTATATAAGAGATCTGGTTCAAGGCACTTTCACATTATACAAGTGCTTGGATTTATTTGATATATTCATGGAATTCCATGGTTTCCCATCTTGTAGGAGTTGAAACTACAACTAAATTTTATGTTCAAGAATTTAATACAGTTGTACTTATGGATCAAGCTAAACTAGCAATTAAGAAGGTGGATGATTTCCTCCTATTGAGAATGAGGTCAAGTTGTAGTTGCAGAAATcgattatttgattattttactCTATTATTAGAAGCTTTTACATATGCATTCCATTATAGAATTCCTTTGTTTCAATTATTCAACTTACGAATCAATTATGCATTATTACCCTGTTTCTCTTTAGGATACAAAATTGGAGGCCAGCAGTCAAGATGATGCCATTATTATATTTGACAAAGTGAAGGGAGGTAAAGCATTGCTAGATGATTCATCGTCTTCGAACAGGTTATGCTTGTGAAAATTAGCTGCGGCCTGTGGGATTCTCTATTATCACCATATATTGATTTAATACTTTTCTTTGGACCAGAAGTAAGGATGCCAAATTGTCAGAAGAATTTAAATCTATCCCTAATGGTAAAGTTGACAGCGACATTTCCATAAGGCTTTTGGAAATTCAGGAGAATGAAGGTGAAGAAAATGTTAACAAGTCATTATCTCAAAATCCTTTTTCTTGGACCATCGAGGACATTGATGCTCCTAAAGGTTCGTAGTGACTGGCATCTGTCAGGGTATGTCATGTCACAATTTATTCATGATATATGAACACTTTTAAGAACTTTTTCATgtaataattgttttttttttagagGAAAATCTTTCTGTTTTTGAGTTTCTGTATTATCAGAAAATAGTTACTTTCTTCTCCGTTTATTTCTCTTTTGCATCAACCGATGGAATTTGCTTGGTTTACATTGCAGTACCTGAACATTTTGCAATTGTTGCTGAGTCAAAGTTTCCGGTAATGAAGAAATTATATCTATTGAGACACTAGTTCCATCATGCTCCATAGACTTCCTAATAACATACAAATTTTATGGATATTAGCTCCTTGTGGAGGATTTCTTCAGCCTATTTGTCTCTGATCGTGCTGCTGACTTTTTGAAGGATTTCCATGCAAGATGTGGTGACAAGGGTAAAAAGCTCAGTTTAAGGCAGATGTTTTGATTTTGTTACTTGTTTTATCTTTGAAAGTGGTAGATGGTCCTGAAATTATTTTGTATGTTCATGCATCAGAATTTCAGTGCACTTCTTGGCATAGGCACGAACAATTTGGGTATACCCGCAATGTTTCATTTCTGCATCCTGTCAAAGTATATCTTGGTAAGGTGAAATTTTCCTCATTTACATTGGCACTATTTTAGATTCATACTTGTGGAGTTGTACTGTGCACTTTCACTGCTTCTGCTTTCAAAAAATACCTGTCTTGATTATTTTAGTCGTATTTAAGGTGCTAAATTTGGGAACTGTCAGGAGGTCCAGAAATTTCACGTGTACAGAAACAGGTGATACATATATAttcttttgtatatatttttgaattatCATAATTGATGTTATCATCATTATTTAAGCATTTCCTGTTGTTGTTTGACCTGCTATAGACCACAGTTTAATAGTGGAAGGCTTTGTTGAAGATCAACAATGTTTAATGACTATTAGAGTTTCTATCAGCACATCCTAGAAAAAAGGGCAACCCTGTACGCAAGGTTCTTCCCAATGTGACATCTATGGAGGGTCAACGACTCAACGTATTAtctacttagctagaattgcttaAGTTGTGAGACACTACCAATATTCGAATGCAAAGGGTCCGTCTAAGTGTAACATTGCATAGGTCCCAAAGCACCGGCAAAAAATAAATGATGTTTAGTTTCAAAGATGAGTGACAGACAAGTTTCGATGACTTGCTCAAACATAGCATTCAAGCAATTCAGCAAATAGTTGGAATACATGGAGAAAACAAGaaatttggaagaaaaaaaaaaaaaacaaccgcAAGTCCACAAATGGTAGCTCAATCGAGTGTTGGGGTGTTAGGAAAGCCTACGCACACTTTGCGTACAAGCATATGAATCTAAATAGGGTCCAATGCTACCCTAGAACCCCATCTATCCCTGTGCCACTTGGAGGGTTCCAAGGTGTTGTGATGGGTGATGTTTCACACCGTAGTCTTGAGAAATCAAGCTGCGACATGCAAAAACGGGGAAGGTTTGGATCAGTTTTGCTCTGCTCGATGAGCAATCACTGTACAACCTTGCAAACTCCCTAAGCTTGCAAAAACGAAGGAAAAACACACAAAATCTAGGCAAAACATAGTGCCGAACAACTGTACAAGCAAACATAAGCGACGAACGGTTTATTGACGAACGTGTTGTGGGCGTGCAATAGTCGTCCGCGACAGTATGTCTTATTACCCTTACAATTAAATAGGCTATTTCTGTGAGTCAATTCTAGTCTCCTAGATTGCAAATAAGTGATGTTGCCCTGACACCATGACACTATGGCTTACCCTCTTCCATTAGCACAGTACTATTGTTACAAAATTCCTAAACTATGGAATAGAGTTGTCCGATGTACGTAAGGTTAGTTACAAGTAGAAAATTTTATCTTTTCTACTCTTTTCAAAATAATAGCAAGACAATGTCTACTTAGGTTAGGAAGTTTTGTTCATCTCATAGATGCACATGAGTACTTAGTTTACGAGGGATTGGTGAGGTTTGTGAGAGGTGAATGTTTATAGTCTTACCTCTAAATGTAGAGATAGAGATTGTTTCTATGACTCGAACCCTGATCTTCTAAATCGCAAAGGAATAACATTGCTAGGCTTGCCCTCAAAGAGGCACATAAGTAAAAGGAAAATCGTTATGCCACTCTTTTGTTCTTTTAGAAATTCCAAATTTTTTTGTTATAGCCTCATTGTTTTGTTTTTCATTATCCAGAGGGACTTGTGAATGGGTAGTCCTGTTAAGTTATTAAGATACTATGAGACAGGAAGTTTTGAGATTATTGTGCATGCTTTCTTGcaatttctcttttttcttgagTGCAACCTTTGACTTGGGTTTTTCTAGTTGCATAGGGACAACTAGGGATGATGATTAGTCAAGTGTTTTTGGTTATCCTGGTCTACCCAGGATGCAATGAGTCAAATTTTTCTAGTTGTAGTCTACCAAACCCTGTTAAACCAGGTTGGGTTATCCTTTAATAGAGTTTGTCACAGGTTCACTTAGGAAAATGAAACTCTTATTGGATTCAAATACCTGGATAATTATCTCCTGGGTGCCCCATCTACTGTTATTCCTGGTGTGAGATAGGGTGACAACGAGTTGGGTTATTTCAGATACCTGAGTCTACTGGACTCACTTAAACCGGGTTCATTAACCCTTTAATAGGATTTGGAATGGGAATGGTAGGCAACTAGGCAACTGATTTGGGTTTGATTTGTGTTCAGATTTCTAAATACCTAGTCAGGTTTGGGTTTGGATGAAATCTGTGGCACCCGACCTGGTGCCACATCCACAAATAATATACCATGTTTTTTGGTGAAATTTTAATTGAATGTATTCATCTTATTATAAATTGGGTGGGACCTTCTCTCCAACCTTTTTGGTCTGAAATTTCAGAAACTTCATTTTTGTGATGTGTTTAACTGGTTTAGGGTTCATAGGCACCAGATACATTTGGTATAATGATAGACATTGATAGTTCCAGGATTCTCATCCACTTAATTGTGTTCTATCCATAGTTTGCAATACTATACCGTACCGATCGGTATGGGCAGTATGTACTGATCCGATAGAggaccggtacgggtggtacattgGTACACCTTTGTACTGTGGTCAGTAACTTTCAATTTATTATGATAGATTTGGAATGCTCTCTTCTCCTATTCAATTTGGCCCatattttatataaaagaaaATGATATATCATACAACTTCATGTATTTCTTTTAAGGAAATGTGAAAACCTTTTTTTAAATGTAGATTGCTCAATCACTTCCTGCTGCTGCATCCTCTTCACTTTTCTGATCAGCATCTTAGTAGCTAGTCATGAAGAGAGCTATCTAACTTGTGGCAGCAAGAGCTCTAGGACCATAAATGAATTGactgaaaacaaataaaaaatttctAAATTTACCTTAAATCTGGTCTGAACCAACTTGGTCTGGTTCTTTCTTCACCAGTTGCACTTTAATAACTGCTGCAATCACCCTTTTAAAGGATTTCTGCTTGTTATCAAGTATCAACTGGAACAGGGTTGATTTGGTTCCCTAGGAAAAAATTAACTGTCTGTATTGTGTGGCATCATCATCAATAATTCGTAAATTCATAAATACCTGCTGGCTTCAAGCATGTGCCATGATGCTCGCCTCTGCAATGTGAAGCTTTAGCAGCCAAATATGGTCTCATCTTGGCCCTACAAGTGGAATTCCTAAAAGTCCAGTTGGCCTAAATTCCAGTTGGAGCTTGATTCAGCAATTCTTGTAAATTGCATCACTAAACATCAACTCCCACCACGGGACATGTCAAATACCTTGGCTGATATCTTTGATCTGATCAgtcattttttgttcttctcttgTTCTCACTGTTTTAGAGAAGGCAACCAAACTGCCTATTGGGCTGCAACTAGAGGTAGATTAGATAGAATGGAGGTTTATTTGGAAGGAGAGATTTCCTTTGGATTTTGAATCCATTTTGTATGCTGACCTTTTGAGGTCATTTTGTAGACGTTTTAACTTTAAAGATCTAATATATCTTTCCATtctggataaaaatgaaatatttgAACTTTAATTGAACATTGCTCATTTGTGATCCATAAATTAGGTATTAAGTTTGGCAGTTGTTGAATTTAGTATATTAAGGTTCTGTGTCTTGGATATTACAGAGGATATATTCTATATTCCACCAACACCGTGGCCTTTGAGAAGATCAGAAAGAACAGCTATATTTTGGGATTAGATGTGTCACTAGGACTTGGTTATTTAAGAAGTGGTCAGTGTTGCATAAATACTGATATTTGTTGGCAGTTTCCTCTTGCCCTCTTATGATGGAAACCAGGATGTGCTACTACTGCAGTACTTCTATTGTTGCCTATTTGACTTAACTAGACAATACCTTATTCCATGATTCGTCTTACCGGTCCGTATTGATGTACCAACCGGCTACAGGTATGGTATGTACCGATCTGTACCaacataccgacacatggtatggtGGGGCATATCAACAAATCTGTATGTACCACCTGTATCGGATCGATATATACCGCCCATACCATATGGTATTCTACGATATGGCGAACCTTGCCTTATCCTATTCAAATGATTGTTTTTGCCTCTTAATTCTCATTTAAGTTAGTCAATATCACTTGACTGGAAAGGCTGATAGGCTTTGGAGAACAAGAttttatttgtttaatatttttacttGGTTAGAAGGTCAGCATACTTAGAGCTTCTGGTTTAGTAGAATTGAATGTTAAGATTGAAGAACTGTTCTTGCTAGTATGATGGTCATGGGTAGCAAAATGTCATGCTGTATGGTACTATATTATATTAAACAACCCTCATCCTATGCTAGAACTCATTGCTAAACACATGTTATTGTGCTGGTGCAACCTGGTCCTGCCTGTCCTTATTTACCAACGCCAGAACTCTTTTTTTCCTCTGGATTTTTGACGTAAATGATACACTCATCATATAGTGGTTCAGTGGTCAGAGTTCATAATATGCACGTGTATGCAGTTCATTACTCAGAAGTCATCAATACACAAAAGACAAGATTTTGATGAAACCAATCTGA
It encodes the following:
- the LOC103972178 gene encoding protein VASCULAR ASSOCIATED DEATH 1, chloroplastic isoform X6, producing MGTDPPENPEAQRPSPAPTTAKPDGDAASETSSAQSSEPSDRKDAESLVLSTRSEEYRFLFRLSPDDVLLQDFNCAIHENILLQGHMYLFTHHICFYSNIFGFETKKIIPFHEVTCVRKAKTVAIFHNAIEILAGVKRVTKLWYFFGSFLTRDEAYRLIVDVWVQHGGDVRAQDTKLEASSQDDAIIIFDKVKGGKALLDDSSSSNRSKDAKLSEEFKSIPNGKVDSDISIRLLEIQENEGEENVNKSLSQNPFSWTIEDIDAPKVPEHFAIVAESKFPLLVEDFFSLFVSDRAADFLKDFHARCGDKEFQCTSWHRHEQFGYTRNVSFLHPVKVYLGAKFGNCQEVQKFHVYRNSHLVIETSQQIDNVPYGDYFQVEGIWDVEQASKGENSCTVKVYSNVAFSKKTMFKVKHHSSSS